One Thermodesulfovibrionales bacterium genomic window, CTATTTCCTTCACGGCCTCGAGGTTTGTCTTGAGTATGGTATCCTCCAGGTCCTCCTTGCCGACGAATTTACCGGTATTGACATCGATGACCGTCATCGCCTCTGTCTGGTCTATGACGATGTAGCCGCCGGACTTGAGCCACACCCTTCTTCCCAGCGCCCGTGAGATGTCCAGTTCGACGCCAAAGGCGTCGAATATCGGCTCCCCGTCACCAAAGAACTCTATTTTTGAAAGGAGTTTCGGGAAGTAGGTCTTCACGAATTCCCTGATCCTCTCGTGTTCATCCCCCGAGTCTATCACAAGCCTTTCGACATCCTGGCTCATGAGATCACGGACGCTCCTGAATGCAAGGTCGAGGTCACTGTAAAGGAGGATCGGTGCACCGCCCCGCTCTCTCTTCCCCTGGATGTTTTCCCAAAGAAGCAGCAAGAACTCCATGTCTTTCTTCAGCTCCTCTTCCGTGCTTCCCTCGCTGGCGGTCCGGATTATGAAGCCGTAACCCTTCGGTTTGATGTTTTCGAGTATTCCCCTCAAGCGGTCGCGTTCTTCTTCATCGGAAATTCTCCTCGAGATCCCGACGTGCTCCACATTTGGCATGAGGACGAGATAGCGGCCGGGCAACGTCACATAGGAAGTGACCCGGGCTCCCTTGCTCCCGATGGGATCCTTCGATACCTGCACAAGGAGTTCCTGCCCCTCTTGGATGATCTCCTCTATCGGCAGGTCCTGCCGTCCTCTCCGCGAAACGAACTCTATGGAATTGTTCTTTTCTTCCTCCTCGAGAAACGGAGCGTATTCCTCCGGATCGGTCATAATGTCGGCTACGTAGAGAAACGCCGCCTTCTCGAGTCCTATATCTACGAAGGCCGACTGCATTCCGGGGAGTATCTTGATGACCTTTGCCTTATAGATATTCCCAACAAGGCTTGCATCCCGTTTCCGTTCGACGTAAAACTCTATGACCTGCCCGCCTTCGAGCACGCCGACTCGTATCTCTTCCCGGGTAACGTTGATCAGTATCTCGTTTGCCAATGCGCTAATGCGCGGGGGAAACACTGTTCTCGCCCCGCGCCCCCTCCCCCTCTCTTCCTATGCATGCCTTCCGTGACTCCTCGTCAGCCGCGTGATACACTGAAGCGAGCGGCTCAAGCCAGCCTGCCCGCCAACCATGCATGCTCACCCTTGTTATGCCGAGTTCTTCCGCCGGCATATGAAAGACCTCCCGAAGGAGTTCTCCGATCCTCACTTTGCCGTCTGCATTGTCAATCGCGACGATCCTGACGGTAGTATCATCACCAATCCATGCCTCTGAAACCATCTGTCTTATATCCACCGCTACCGTTTTCCTGTTTGCCTTTTCCCGTTCGACGACTACGGATCGTTTGACGAGAAAATCCTCTATCACCCCGGCATCGGGACATGTTATCTCATACTCGTATCTCGATACAAAGCTGTCCAGTGAGGGTTCGTCGACCGGTATGAGCCCGGTCTCCCCAATGAGGAGTCCCGCGGGGAGAACGCTGTTCATACGATTTCTTACATCGGACAGTGCAAAGGCAGGCTCAATCTCCAGATCAAAATATTCTTTCAGGCCGCTTACTCCGACGTTCAGAGGAGGCCCGAAAGAGACCCGGGGAGAAGGATGAAATCCCTGGGAATACTGGAGCGGAATCTCCGCCCTTCTCATGGCACGAATAAAGACCGTCATCAGTTCCCTGTGCGATAGGTACCGCATAACCCCCGTCTTTGAGAATTGGACCCGCATCCGAACCGGTCTCATACGGTGCGGACTCTGAACAAGAGACCTCTCCACTCCCGGTAGCTCTTGACCGCCGACCGCTGTCTCGTGACCGGTTCCTGTCGTTTCGCACCCCAGGCCGCAGCCGTGGCACCCCTTCTGGCAGTCCGCGGTCTTCCTGCAGGAAAGCGCCTCCTGGAGTTCACCCCAGAGGAATTCTTTCTTAACGCCGACATCGATGCCGTCCCACGGGAGTCTGTCTCCACCGCCGTAATCCTTCTGGGGACGTGCGTGGATGTCTATTCCGGTCTTTTCGGCAGCGGCGATCCATTTCATGAAATCGAAGCATTCCGTCCAGGCATCGAGCCTGCACCCCAGGGCCCATGCCTTTTCGATGAGATCAGAGAGGTCCTGACCCCCTCTCGAAAAGAGGGCCTCGAGGAGGCTCATCGATGGATTATGTCCCTTGTAGGTGATCTTCCTCTTCGAGAGGTTAAGCTTCAGGTATTCCATTTTCTCCCGAATCTTTTCTCTCTCTTCCTGGCCGCACCATTGCAGCGGCGTATGAGGCTTCGGGACAAAGGGGGATATCCCGACGTTCACGTTCACATATCTGCGGGTATATCGTTTTGCAGTCCTCAGCGCCCGCTGGGCCATTTCAGGGATCGCCTCCACATCCTCATCCCGTTCTGTAGGCAACCCGATCATAAAATAGAGCTTGATCGTCTCCCAACCCTCCGCAAAGAGGGCGTGCAGGGCACGGTCATAATCCTCCTCAGCGAAGTCCTTGTTGATAACCATCCGCAGTCTGTCCGTGGCAGCTTCCGGCGCCATCGTGAAACCGGTCTTCCTCACCGTTTTTATCTCTTTCAATACCTCCTGATTTACGGCAGCCACCCGCAGTGACGGAAGAGAGAGGGAAACCACCTTGCCCGATAACCTCCTGTTCAGTTCCTTCACGAGCGGTAGGAGATAGGGATAATCACCCGCGCTGAGGGAAGTGAGCGAGACCTCTTCATGGCCGGTGCTTTTCAGGGAGGCATCCACAATTCCCAACACGCTCTGGGGGCTCCTCTCTCTCAGGGGCCTATAGATCATGCCCGCCTGACAGAACCTGCAGCCTCTCGTGCATCCTCTCGATAACTCGACCGTAACCCTGTCATGAACGATGGAGGTATATGGCACGACGGGATAAACCGGATAGGGAGCATCATCAAGTGATGACACGTATCTCCTCTCTATCGGAGAATCTTTCGGGGTTAGCCCATGGACAGCGGGCACATAGATCCCCTTCATTCCTGCAAGTTTCCCGAGCAGCGAGTCCCTCTTCCCGTCGCCTCCGCTCTTCCAGTCATAAACGGTCTCCAGGATTTCCGTTACCGCCGACTCTCCGTCCCCGATAAGAAAGGCATCGATAAATGACGAGAGGGGAAGGGGGTTGACGGTACAGGGGCCGCCGGCGATAATCAGCGGGTCCTTTTCTCTCCTCTCTCCCGACCGCATCGGGATTCCGGCCAGGTCGAGCATGTTCAGCACTGTCGTATAACAGAGCTCATACTGGAGACTGAACCCGACGATGTCAAACTCCCTGAGCGGCCTCTTCGTCTCAAGGGACGATAGCTGAGTCCCTGTTGTCCTCATCGCAGCTTCCATATCCGTCCAAGGCGAGAAGACCCGTTCTGCAGAAGCATAGGGGAGGTTGTTGATCAGGGAATAGAGGATTCTCAATCCGAGGTGTGACATGCCGACATCATAGATGTCGGGAAAGGCGAGGGCGACCCGAACCGGTGCGGTTCGATAAACCGCATTTACCTCCCTGTTGATGTACCTGCTCGGTCGTTCAAAGCGGCATAAATTCATGTATAAGAATACCACAGGGACTGCCTTTTTACTATCGGCCCTTGACAGAAGAGGCCTGAGAAGGCTTAAATAAAAAGATGCTTTTCAAGAGACATCTTCCGGGTTCATTCCGAGCGACATCAAGAATCTCCTGGGGAGCGCTCGTCCTTCTCCTTCTCGTGACCCTCTCCTGTTCAGGAAAAAAAGAGATCAAACCCGAGGAACAATTTGACCCCGAGAGATCGCTTGCCCGGGCCAACGAACTCATCGAAAACAAGAACTATGAGGAGGCAAGAAAGATACTCCTCGAGGTCAAGAACCGGGACGTTACTAAGAAATATGCGCCCATCGCCCAGTTGCGGATAGCGGACAGCTATACCAAGGAGGATGAGGTAGACCTCGCTGTCGCA contains:
- a CDS encoding Rne/Rng family ribonuclease; protein product: MFPPRISALANEILINVTREEIRVGVLEGGQVIEFYVERKRDASLVGNIYKAKVIKILPGMQSAFVDIGLEKAAFLYVADIMTDPEEYAPFLEEEEKNNSIEFVSRRGRQDLPIEEIIQEGQELLVQVSKDPIGSKGARVTSYVTLPGRYLVLMPNVEHVGISRRISDEEERDRLRGILENIKPKGYGFIIRTASEGSTEEELKKDMEFLLLLWENIQGKRERGGAPILLYSDLDLAFRSVRDLMSQDVERLVIDSGDEHERIREFVKTYFPKLLSKIEFFGDGEPIFDAFGVELDISRALGRRVWLKSGGYIVIDQTEAMTVIDVNTGKFVGKEDLEDTILKTNLEAVKEIAYQIRLRNLGGIIIVDFIDMERLENREKVFNAFLEAMKRDRAKNTILHISELGLIQMTRKRVRESLGRTLCEACPYCEGKGFVKSPLTLCYEIFRKITKMARHGGERIIVTAHPSVAELLSDEERSGLEDIENKYGVKVIVKEDNKLHQENYEVIQL
- a CDS encoding TIGR03960 family B12-binding radical SAM protein codes for the protein MVFLYMNLCRFERPSRYINREVNAVYRTAPVRVALAFPDIYDVGMSHLGLRILYSLINNLPYASAERVFSPWTDMEAAMRTTGTQLSSLETKRPLREFDIVGFSLQYELCYTTVLNMLDLAGIPMRSGERREKDPLIIAGGPCTVNPLPLSSFIDAFLIGDGESAVTEILETVYDWKSGGDGKRDSLLGKLAGMKGIYVPAVHGLTPKDSPIERRYVSSLDDAPYPVYPVVPYTSIVHDRVTVELSRGCTRGCRFCQAGMIYRPLRERSPQSVLGIVDASLKSTGHEEVSLTSLSAGDYPYLLPLVKELNRRLSGKVVSLSLPSLRVAAVNQEVLKEIKTVRKTGFTMAPEAATDRLRMVINKDFAEEDYDRALHALFAEGWETIKLYFMIGLPTERDEDVEAIPEMAQRALRTAKRYTRRYVNVNVGISPFVPKPHTPLQWCGQEEREKIREKMEYLKLNLSKRKITYKGHNPSMSLLEALFSRGGQDLSDLIEKAWALGCRLDAWTECFDFMKWIAAAEKTGIDIHARPQKDYGGGDRLPWDGIDVGVKKEFLWGELQEALSCRKTADCQKGCHGCGLGCETTGTGHETAVGGQELPGVERSLVQSPHRMRPVRMRVQFSKTGVMRYLSHRELMTVFIRAMRRAEIPLQYSQGFHPSPRVSFGPPLNVGVSGLKEYFDLEIEPAFALSDVRNRMNSVLPAGLLIGETGLIPVDEPSLDSFVSRYEYEITCPDAGVIEDFLVKRSVVVEREKANRKTVAVDIRQMVSEAWIGDDTTVRIVAIDNADGKVRIGELLREVFHMPAEELGITRVSMHGWRAGWLEPLASVYHAADEESRKACIGREGEGARGENSVSPAH